GAGATGGAAATCACCGGCGCTATCAGGTATAATGATGATGGTGCAATTGGAACCATTACTCAAACCGGAGAAGATGAAATTAAGGTACACTTCCCAGCTGGACGAGAAGCAATAACTCCGGGCCAGGCCGTTGTATGCTACGAAGGAGATGATGTGGTTGCTGGTGGGTGGATTAAAAAAGTGAATGTAGGATTAGATGATCTTATAACTGCCTGATTCACGTAACAACCGTATCATTCTAACGTTTACAATGTGCGTTTTTAACTAAATCAATGTCAATGAATATCAGAAAGCTACAAACAGGGATATCTATCATCATGCTAAGTTTGATTTCAACTGCCGCATTTGCACAGTTTCAAGGTCAAATTACTATGAAAACTTATGGAGAAAATAATGGAGTACCAGAAGTAAATGAGCTCAACTTATATGCTACCTCTGATAGAATTATTGTTCAGGGACAAGAATCGGTAAGTATGATGGATGGGCTAAATGCAAGTGGCCTCCTTATCCGAAATGATGAGAAAGATTTTATAGTGCTTATGGGAGAGAACAAAGCACTTCAATTCACAAAAGAAGAACTGGAAGGTTTTTTCCAAATGGCTGGAATGATTTCTAGGGGAGAGAGTAGTGATGCGGATATTGATTCCAATACCAATTTCCGATATACAAATCGAGAAAAGAAAATCCTTGGATATGACTGTAGTGAACTTCTAATTGAAAGTGAAGACAGCGATGGCTCTGTATCAATTTGGCTTACCAAGGGAATTGACATAAACTGGGGAATGCTAACTCAGCCCTGGAATAATGCCCCTGAAAACATGAGAAATACTTTAACAAGGCTTACCCAGGAGTTTAAGTCACAAAATTTCCCGCTTCTTATTGAAGTAACCGACAAGGGAGAAAAGAGCACAGTTTTTGAAGTAACGAATGTAAATCGTTCAAGCATCGCAAAAGCCATGGTTGAAGTACCTGCAGGAGTGAACCTAATTGGCTTACAAGAATTGATTTTCAGTATGATGATGGGCAATTAAATTGCCCATCTATTTAAGATGCTAACTGCTCTTTCAGTATTTCTAATTCTAAAGTAGGGGTATCACATGAATAGTCTTTACAGACATAGACTGTAGACGCTTTTTCTATGGACTTAAGGTGAGTTAAATAAGGGGCGCTTTCGTAGACTGAGTTATCTTCATCCAATGGCCGAAAGAGTAATACTTTTGATGGCAGAAAAAGCTCACGAAGATACTGAGCAAATAATTCCTGGTCTCCGGAACCCTCAGTAATCACAATTTCTCTGGGTTCATGATATAAAAATTGAAGTGCCATCATACTGGCTGTACTACTCGATCCTGCGCGAATCAGATCTGTAGAAAAACATTTTCCTAATTCCTGGGCTTTTTCATCCAAAGAAGTATCACCGGTAAAACGTGCCAAGCGAACCAGATTCAAAAGGGAAACGGAATTAGAAGATGGAATGGCTCCGTCATAAATCTGTTTTTGCCTTCCAAGAGGTTGATCTTTGTCATCAATACTGAAGAATAAACCTCCTGCTTTTTCATCCCAAAACTCATTGAGGAAGTGAGTATTAAGTTCAATTGCTTTGTTTAAGTAATCACTATTAAAGGTGGATTCATATAATTCAAGAGAGGCCCATATCAGAAAAGCATAGTCATCAGCAAAAGCATTTATTTCTGCTTCTCTGTCTTTGTATCGATGAAGTAAATCATTTCCTTCAAATAGGTTTCGATTTATAAACTGGTAAGCTTTTTCAGCCTTCTGAATCAACTCATCATCACCAAAAGCAGCACCGGCTTTTGCAAGAGCAATAATCATGAGGGCATTCCAGTCGGTCAGTATTTTATCATCAAGTAATGGTCGAATTCTTTTCTCCCTCTCCTTATAAACCAATTCTCGAATAGACTTCCAGTCCTTTTGTTTTTCACTAGCAATGTCTGCTTTAAGGTGAGGAATATTCTTTCCGTTCTTCTGTTTGGTAGCTTCATCTTCAAAATTTCCTTCCTCCAGAATCTGAAATTCTTTACTGAAAAAAGAGAATTGGTCTTTGGATAGCAGGCCTTGCAATTCATTAGTATCCCATAAATAAAACTTGCCTTCCTCTCCTTCGCTGTCAGCGTCTTCTGCAGAAAAGAAAGCACCCTCAGTATTAGTTAGATTACTTTCTACATATTCAGCGATTTCACACACAGTTTTTTTGAACAAAGGATTTTTAGTAACCTGCCATGTCTCTGTATAGGCAATCATAAGAAGTGCCTGATCATAGAGCATTTTTTCGAAATGAGGGAGCAACCATTCCCTGTCGGTAGAATAGCGATGAAAGCCATGGCCTATATGATCCCATATCCCTCCAAAACGCATTGCAGTAAGTGTTTTTGATACCGCATTCAAAAAACGTTCTTCTTTCGTATGGTGCCATTGCCGCAATAGGAACATCAGGTTGTGGGGGGTAAGAAATTTTGGAGCAGATCCAAATCCAGCGAATTCCTCATCGAAATTTGTAATCAATTGTTCGGCAGCGAAGTCAATGGCTTCAGTACCGGGAAACTCACCAGCTTGAAATTCTTGCGCATTTTTAAACCCGTGTTTGATGCTTTCCACAGCTTGGCTAATTTTATCAGGTTCATGGATCCACATGCCCTGGATTCCCCGAATTAGCTGTCTCAATCCTATTCGTCCATACCTTGCTTCTTTTGGTATATAGGTTGCTGCAAAAAAGGGCTCCTTATCTGGTGTTAGGAAAAGGGAAAGTGGCCAACCACCATGTCCGTTTAGCATTTGGCATACCGTCATATAGGTACTGTCGATATCCGGTCTTTCCTCACGATCTACTTTTACATTTATAAATGCCTGGTTAAGTTGATCAGCTATTTCCTCATCTTCGAAGCTTTCGTGCTCCATTACATGGCACCAATGGCAGGTGGCATAACCAATGGATAGAAAAACAGGTTTATTTTCTTTTTTTGCTTTTGCAAAAGCCTCATCTCCCCAGGGGTACCAATCTACCGGGTTGTTTTGATGCTGTAATAAGTATGGGCTTTTTTCTTTGGAGAGTCGGTTCAAGTTTACCCTAATTCTTTTTATTTAACCATGACCAGATTTGTCGGTCAAGTGAACAGAACTGAATTGTAAAGGTAGGGATATTAAACCACCAAACGAAGAGGTGGGCGTTCTAACCGGAGCTGTTTTACTTTAAACTCTTTCTTGTCAAAACCTTTAAGTTCAATTTGGTTTTGTTTAATAAATAACGCCTTTCCTCTCTTTTCGAGGTATAGTTTTACATCGGGATGATTGTAGAAATCTTCAGACAAAATCACTTCTTTTTCTTTGGCAGCATCTACAAGACGGGCAGCAATATTAACTGTAGTGCCAAAGTAATCGGTTCTTCCATTTAGATTTACAGCGGTACAATCTCCAAAGTGCACTCCTGCTTTCAATTTAAACGAGTCTCCAAGTGAGGTACTACCAGAGAAGATATGTTGTATACGTTCTATCGCTTTAAGTGCAGATACAGGCTCACGGAAAACAGCCATTACTGAATCCCCAATAGTCTTTACGATACCACCTCGCTCCTCAGCTACAATAGACTGTATAATTTTAAAGTGGTTCATTACCCGTCCAATTGCCATTTCATCTCCGGCTTGCTGATAAAATTCAGTCGAATTCATTATGTCTGTAAAGAGCATGGTTACGCCGGATGCTTTTACACTGGTACCCTCTTTTAATGCTTCTCTTGAAAACAGGGAGCGGAAATCGAGAGCAGAACTAACTTCGCTGGCATAGGTCGCTTCTTCTTTCCAGTCTTTCTTTTCCAGAACGCAAACTATCTTCTTTGAAGAATTATTAATTAAAGTCAGGTTAGGACTTGGGGCAATGGTAACCTCCTCATCAGTAAAATTCTTGTCAGTCATAATCAAAGAAATGGTGTCAAGCCCGTCTTCTCTAACATGAATAGTAATTGAGCCTTTATGAGTATGGCTTTTAAAAATATAGGTACCTTCCTCTAGTTCGATATTCAGATAGGCTGCTTCACCAATTTCCAAAAAATGTTGAGAAACCTTATGTGGTGTTGCTTGAGGTTCCCCAAAACTGAATCTTCGATCTGATGTTTTTCGGATTAAAGGATGAGGAGTAAATACCAGAAGTGTATTTGAGTTGAAATCCATTTCATAATCCAGATCACACTCATCACAATGAAGCTGTGCCCTGATTTCGGCTAGTTTTTGAAAAGAATTACGGGGCGCTTTACAGTTTGGGCAGCATACATCCCAGGAAAAATCCAGCAATCCCAGGTTAGCAGCATGAAGAAATACATTAAGCACAGAGTATTTCTTCTCTCCCCAGTATTCTGCAAGCATAAAGGGATTCATTCGTACCAGTGCTTCATCGTCTGCTTTTTTGATGTACTCAATCAGATGATCAATGATCCTTTTTCGTCTTGTTTCTTTAATGAGCTCAGATTTTATAGCCCGTATTTTTGATTCAGCACCTCTGATTAATGGCTTTGTATTACTTCGTTCATAAGGGAGTATTTGCTCGTATGCACAAGCATCAAATTCTTTTAGAATGAGCTGGTAGCGACGTTTTAAGATTCGTTCGATCAGGAATTTGAGGATGTTGAACAATCCTTCCTTTTGCGGTGTAGCCCAAATTCTTGTTCGAACTTCAGTGCCTTGTTCGTTAGGAATAAGATCCACCAGGTATTTGAGCGATTTTATTATTCCCAGTTTGTAGTGCCTGCTTGTACCAAAACGAAAAGGTTTTTCCCAAATATAGGGTTCCTGTTCCCATTGCAGGTAAGAACTAAGCCTGGCATTAGTTACTCCAAGAAATCCTTTTGGCGCGGTACGAGAAAGTGAAATTGTTTTTAAGGAGGGGAATCTCATCAACCTGAACACAGAATTGACATCCGATAAATAAGGCCATAGTTCTTCAGGGCTTGCTTTAAGCTGGGTACTCCACAGTAGCTGGTATGGTTGTCCTTCTTTTGTCAAATGTTCAAGAACGCACTAGGCTCGGTTTTTTTGTTTATCCAATCCCGTATCTTTCGGTGCTTTTTAAGAGTTATGCTCTAAAAGCTTGTTACAAAATTTTAATAAAACAACAAAATGGCAATAGAAAGAACATTAACTATTCTTAAACCCGATTGTGTTCGCAAAGGGCTTATAGGAGAGGTAACAAAAAGAATCCAGGATGCTGGTTTCACCATTTTAGCAATGAAGATGACCCGACTTACCATGGATACTGCGGGTGGTTTTTATGCTGTTCACAAAGAAAGACCTTTTTACGGCGAGTTGTGCGAATTTATGAGTAGCGGCGCGTGCGTACCAATGATTCTTGAGAAAGAAAATGCAGTAGCTGATTTCAGGACATTGATCGGTGCTACTAACCCGGCAGAAGCTGATCAAGGAACCATCAGAGCTGATTTCGCTGATAGCGTTGGAGAAAATATTATACACGGTTCAGACTCGGTAGAAAATGGGAAAATAGAAGGAGTCTATTTTTTTGCTGAATCTGACGTAGTTGCAAATATCAGCTGATCCATTCGGTATCAACCTTTAAAAAACCCTGACAAAAGCTGTTAGGGTTTTTTTGTTTGATTCAGGATTGAATATAATCCACTATGAAATACATCACCGTCTTAATAACTCTTCTTCTTTTTGCAGATTGTGAAGCTCAAACTCAGAGTACGGAAAAAAAGGTAAAAATTGGAGCAGAGGTGCTAATTGAAAAGCACCTTGATAAGCTTGATGGAAAAAGGGTAGGGCTGGTGATGAATCCTACAGCCAGGATTGAAGAGACTCACATGTTGGATACATTGATCTCGTTGGGGATAAATGTAACAGCTCTATTCGCTCCGGAACATGGATTTAGAGGAGAAGCTGGAGCAGGGGAGCGCATCGAAGATGGAGTTGATGCTGCTACGGGACTTCCCGTTCATTCTTTATATGGCAATACAAAAAAGCCGTCTGCAGAGATGTTACAAAATGTAGATCTCCTGATTTTTGATATGCAGGATGTTGGAGCAAGATTCTACACCTATAACAGTACTATGAAACATATACTAGAAGCTGGTGCAGAGTTTGATAAAGAAGTTTGGATCTTAGATCGGCCAAATCCAGCTGGAGGTGATTATGTTTCAGGTTGGGTATTAGAAGAAGAGCATAAGTCCTTCGTGGGATCCTATCCTATTCCCGTAGCTCATGGACTCACCTTAGGCGAGTTGGCACTAATGGCTAAAGGTGAAGGGTGGTTAGAAATAAATGGCTACTCTCCTAATGTAAAAGTCATAGAAATGGAAGGATGGAACAGGGTAATGAAATGGAGCGAAACAGGATTGAACTGGTTTCCTCCATCTCCAAATTTACCTTCTTTTGAACACGCTTATTTATATCTCGGTACTTGTTTGTTCGAAGGAACAACTCTCTCAGAGGGCAGAGGTACCCCTAATCCCTTTTTGACTATCGGATCCCCAAAGACATTCATAAATCTGTCCGAGCTAAGAGCCGTTTCAGAAAAATATTCAGTAATAATTGATACAGTTTCCATTGTACCCAGATCTATTCCTGGTAAGGCACGTTACCCTAAATATGAAGACGAGAAAATATTTGGGGTGAAGATTAATGCTACTCCCGACACTCAAGACCCAGTAAGATTTGGCGTAGAACTTGTCAATCTTCTTATGGAAAAAACAGAAGACGCTGAGTATTCTGACTTTATATACTTACTTGCCGGTACAAAAAAGATTATTGACGAAAATGGAGAAATAAATTGGGGGGAGGAGTTCGAGGAATTTCTCATAAAAAGAAAGCAATACTTAATCTATCGCTAACTTTTTTCTTTTCCATTCATAGCTGATTAAAGCAGCAGTAACGGAAGCATTAAGAGATTCAACGCTTCGTTCCATAGGTAACATGGCTAGCTGGTCGCATTTGGCGATTAGTTCTCTATCAATACCCTTTCCCTCATTGCCAATTAAAAATGCAATTGGCTTTTCGAAATCAGATTCCCATATCGTTTCTTTCGCAGACATATCCAAACCAAGAATCGAAAACCCAGCCAATTTTAGATCCTTGAATCCTTGTTTGGTGTCATGTACTCTAATGATTGAAATCTTTGTTGCTGTACCGGCAGATGTTTTAAAAACAGTTGCGTTTACAGGTGCCTGGTTTTGAGTTGGAACCAGAACAGCCGAGATGCCAGCAGCTACAGCCGATCGCAATATAGCGCCTAGGTTATGAGGGTCTTCAATTCCGTCAAGCAAAATAACAGCTGGATTTGAGGCTAAATCGAGGGTTTCAATCCATTCAAAAAAGTTTAAGTATTTAATTAAACTTACCTGTGCAACAAAGCCCTGATGATTAACTCTTCCAACTAGGCTGTGAATTTTTTGATCAGGAACTTTTACAATAGGTACCCGGTTGATTAAAGCAGCTTCGTTTAAATTTTTGTAGGAACTCGCGTTAATTGAGTTCTTTATGAAAATTTTATCGATCTCCTGTGCCTTGTCAAGCAGTGCTTCTTCTACTGGCTTTCGCCCATAGATGAAAAAGTTATCTTGATTTCGCATTAATATTTTTTAATGAAAAGGGCTTTTATTATTATAAAAGCTGTTGTGGTTAGTAAAAAGTAAGGACATGTACGAGGAACCAAAAGAAAAAAATTCTTTAGTTCAAGAGAATTCGATCAGAGTAGATAAACCTACCCGGAACCCTGGTAGTTTTTCTGTTTTTTTGGATAGAGTCCATTCGGTTAATGGTCTTCATATGTTATCTGCAGTATTACAGATTTTTTTAGGTTTGGGCGTGGTAGCGCTTTCATTTCTCGGTAGTATTCAACCTAACTGGATTGCTTCAATAATGACAGTGGTAGGAAGCATAACAACAATAGTAGGATTCTATTTTGTTTACTATGTGCTCACTAATACAGATTCATTTGATTCATTGCTGAATAAAGCAATAAAGCGGGTCATCAGTTCACAGAACTAAAGGGTTATTAGAATATTTACGGAACATTAGATAGTGCTGTAGTTTTATAGCATTACAATCAACTATGTTAATGGTGTGGTAATAGGAAAATTATTTTCTTTAAAGAAAATAATTTCGAGTATGATCAAAGTCGTTTTAATAATACTTCTAGTTGTATTCTCCAGTCAATTAATGGCACAAGACGCAAATTTGCCGATTATTCCTACTTCAAATGGAGATAATTTCGTTGTAATCGCACATCGGGGCGCAAGCTCTTATGCTCCTGAGAATACCCACTCAGCCTTTAAATTGGCTATTGAGATGGAAGCTGAGATGATTGAGCTTGATGTTTCGATAAGTAGGGATGGCATTCCTGTAGTAGTACATGACAAAACGGTTGATCGTACAACCAGTGAATCTGGAGAAGTAGGTTCCTTTACACTTGATGAGCTAAAAAAGATGGAAGTAGGCTCCTGGTTCGATAAGAAATTTGGTGGAGAACCATTTCCCACTCTTGAAGAAGTATTGGCATACACGAAAGGTAGAATTGCAGTCAACATAGAAATAAAAACAGAGGCAGTATCTGATCAGGCAGAAGGAGGCGTTGTTGATAAAAGTATTCGGTTGGTAAGAGAGGCAGGTATTGAAAACGAGGTAATATTTTCAAGTTTTGATTACAGAGTTATGGAGCATCTTGAAGCATTAGCTCCTGAAATTCCGAAAGCAATTCTCTATGAGAAGAGTCAATCCGGAGATTTGACTCCATCTGAATTAGTTGAAAAATATAACGTAGATGCATTTAATTGTAGTCACAGGCAACTAAGTGAAGAATGGGTTCAGGATCTGCAATCCAATAAAATTCCGTTTTTCATATATACAGTAAATGATGAAGAATTAATGCGTACGGTTATTAAGAAAGGTGCCGCGGGCATTTTTTCTGATAAACCTGATGTGCTCAAACAAGTTGTGGAAAACTTGTGAGTAAATAACTAGTTCTTTGATTGAACAAAGAGGGGGAGTGTGCTATATTTTCCATCCATCAACTTCACTCTCTTCTAAATGTCTACCAAATACATTTTCGTTACCGGTGGGGTAACATCTTCCTTGGGGAAAGGAATTATTTGTGCTTCTCTAGGTCGTTTGCTTGTAGCCAGAGGTCTCAAGGTTACCGTTCAAAAACTTGATCCCTATATCAATGTGGATCCCGGAACCATGAACCCCTATGAGCATGGTGAAGTTTATGTAACTGATGATGGCGCCGAAACAGATTTAGATCTGGGTCACTATGAAAGGTTTTTGGACATCAAAACCTCTCAAACTAATAATGTTACTACAGGCAGGATTTATTATGACGTAATCACCAAAGAACGTCAGGGAGCATATCTGGGGAAAACAGTCCAGGTGATTCCGCACATCACCGATGAGATACAATCACATGTACTCAAGCTTGGCCAATCGGGAGAATACGATGTAGTAATCGTTGAGATAGGCGGAACAGTGGGTGATATTGAAAGTCTTCCATACATCGAGGCAGTCCGTCAACTCAGATATAATGTAGGCAGGGCAAATACATTATCAATACACTTAACTCTTGTTCCCTATTTAGCAGCGGCAGGTGAATTAAAAACTAAGCCTACTCAGCACTCTGTCAAAACTCTTTCTGAAAGTGGATTGCAACCTGATATTCTTGTGTGTAGATGTGAACATTCGCTAGACGAATCTATCAGAGGAAAAGTGGCCAGGTTCTGTAATGTTGAGATCGAAGATGTAATCGAATCCATTGATGCCCGAAGTATTTATGAAGTTCCGCTTCTGATGCAGAATCAGAAATTGGATGAACGGGTAATTGAAAAACTTAAGTTGGATACTAAGGAACCAAATCTGGACAATTGGATTGGTTTTGTTGAAGCTGTTTGCAATCCATCAGGTGATATTGAAATAGCTCTGGTTGGAAAGTATGTAGAGCACCATGATTCTTATAAATCAATTGTTGAAGCGTTTATACATGCAGGAGCAGTTAACGATTGTAAGGTCAAAATAAGATGGGTACAATCTGATAATCTTACATCAGAAAATGTAGCTGCACAATTGGATGGAGTGGCTGGAGTATTAGTTGCTCCTGGATTTGGAGGAAGAGGAATCGAAGGGAAGCTTTCTGCCGTAAACTATGCCCGGGTAAATGAGATTCCTTTCTTTGGAATTTGCCTTGGAATGCAATGCGCAGTTATCGAATATGCCCGGAATGTATGTGGCTGGAAGGACGCTAACAGCACAGAGTTTAATGAGGATTCCGAATACCCTATCATCGATATCATGCCTGACCAAAAGGATATCGAAAACATGGGTGGAACAATGAGGTTAGGTAAATATGCGTGTAAGCTCGAAAAAGGAAGTAATGCACATAAAGCATATGGTTCTGATATGGTTTATGAGCGTCATCGTCATCGCTATGAGGTGAATAATAACCTCAGGTACAAACTTACTGAGAATGGGATGCTTCTTACAGGCATGAACCCGGAGCGTGATTTAGTAGAAATCGTTGAGATTAAGGAGCACCCATGGTTTGTAGGTGTACAGTTCCATCCTGAATTAAGAAGTACTGTGAATAATCCTCAGGCTTTATTTGTCGATTTTGTGAAAGCTAGTTTAAAACATGCAAAGGCCAATAACCTGTTCACTCCAAAAAAGGAAAATAAAGTACCAGTGGGTAAGTGAGTAGCGAGGTCTACTCAAATAAGTTAAGAATTCGTGCCTGTGGTGTACTAATAGATCAGGATAGAATTCTCCTGGTTCAATTATATTCTCCTGTTTCCGTAAAGAATATATGGACCACCCCCGGAGGTGGTGTTGATTTTGGGGAATCTTTAAAAGCAGCCGTTAAAAGAGAGTTTTTCGAAGAAACAGGCTTAAAGGTTAATGTCAAAAAACTACTATTAATAAATGAGTTGATTGATGGTTTGTACCATGCTTTGGAATTCTTTTTTGAAGTGGCCAAAGAGGAGGGTCAGCTAAAATTAGGTCAGGACCCAGAGCATCCGGACGAAGAGCAGCTACTAAAAGATCTTCGCTTTTTTACAAGAGATGAATTGGAATCGAATGAGGACATAAAACCAGAAATACTGCGGAAGGTCTTTAATGCTAAAGAAGGAGGGCAGGTAATTAGGGTGAGTTTTAAGGAAAGGAATGGGTAAAATCGTTTGAAAAAAAATTATCTATATTCTTCGACTCAAAAGCTACCCTAATACATTAACATGAAGCGACTACCCATTCTTTTCTTATCTATAGTTCTAATCTCTTGCTCTTCTCAATCTCCAAAAACAATTATTACAAATGTAAATGGATATACACTTGAAGGTGATTCACTTGTCACATTCCAAACATTGGTAATAGCTGATGGTAAAGTGGTTGCCAAAGGAGAGCGCTCACTTGCTGATCAATATCAGGGTACTATAATTGATGGGAACGGGAAGACCTTGCTTCCTGGATTAGTAGATGCACATGGTCATGTAATGGGATTAGGATTCCAGGAACTGCAAGTAAATTTATCAGGAATTACTTCTTTAGATCAGACTTTAGAGACTATCAAAGATTATGCTGATTCGAATCCTGAACTTGAATGGATACAGGGAAGGGGGTGGAATCAAACTCTTTGGCCTGAGAATAGATTTCCTACTGCTGAAGATTTAGATCAGGTAGTTTCTGATCGACCTGTTTGGCTAAGTAGAGTAGATGGGCATGCCGGATGGGGTAATACAATGGCTATGAGGTTAGCCGGAATTAGTAAAGATACTCCTGATCCGCAAGGGGGAAAGATCATAAGAGACTCTCAGGGTAATGCAACAGGTGTGTTTATTGACGCTGCTGAGGGTTACATCAACTCAATTATACCACCTACAACTGATAAAGAACGTGAACTGGCCTTAGAAAAAGCGTTAGATCAAATGGCTAGCGTAGGTATTACCTCAGTGCATGAGGCGGGAACCAATGTAACTTCATGGAATCTGTATAAGCAGTTTGCTGATGATGGACGGTTAAAGACCAGAATCTATGGGATGATCTCGGGAGCAGGGCCAATATTTGATACCCTTTCAGTGAATGGTCCAATTAACTCATATGCTGATGATATGTTAGCACTAAGAAGTGTGAAACTATATTCCGATGGGGCGCTGGGTAGTAGAGGGGCTGCTTTAATCGAACCCTATTCTGATGACCCTGGTAACAAAGGACTGCTATTTGTAAGTCAGGACGAAATGAATCAAATGGTATCCAAAGTAATAGGAAAGGGTTTTCAGGCAGGAATTCATGCTATTGGTGATATGGGGAACAGGCAGGTTCTTGATGCTATAGAGTACGCACTGGGTGAACATGGCGATCAGGGTTTAAGAAATAGGATAGAACATGCGCAAATTGTAGCCATTGATGATATTCCCAGATTCAAAGAGCTGAATGTTATTGCTTCTATGCAACCTACTCACGCTACCAGTGATAAAAATATGGCAGAAGATCGTGTTGGTCCTGATCGCATCAAAGGGGGATATGCATGGCAATCTTTTCTTCAACAGGGAACCATAGTAGCAGCTGGTTCAGATTTTCCTGTTGAGCATTCCAATCCGTTTTATGGATTATACTCAGCGGTAACCAGGATGGATCATGAAGGAACCCCCGATGGAGGATGGTATCCCGGAGAATCTCTATCAAGGGAGGAAGCACTTCGCGCGTTTACAATCGATGCAGCTTATGCAGGGCACCAAGAAAATGAGTTAGGTACTCTTGAAAATGGGAAATGGGCTGATTTCATTATTATTGATCAGGATTACTTTACCGTTCCGGAAAGTGAAATTTGGAAAATAGAAGTACTTGAAACCTGGGTGGCCGGTAAAAAAGTATTTTAGAGCACAGATTTTTCTGCAACACATTAAGCCTTGGATAAAAAAATTATTCAAGACTTTTTAGTTTGAAGTTGGGGAACACATTAGGTACATTTTATATGTATAATATATGTGTAAATTAATTCATGAGTAAACTCCAAAAACCAAAGAGAGGGAGAGGTGCTTCAGATAATCCTATAAACAGATTTGAAGGGCATTACGTCGATTATGAACTGGATGAAGAAACAGGAGAGAAGCCTTCTCAAAAAACACAACTCTTTAAAGATGATACTAAAAACATAATCTCATTTAATAAAAGTCCGGATATCCCATTCGATGCAGGACTGAATCCCTACAGGGGGTGCGAACATGGGTGCATTTATTGCTATGCTCGCCCTTATCATGAATATCTGGGATTTTCGGTAGGCTTGGATTTCGAGACAAAGATTATTGTGAAGTATGATGCGCCTGAATTGCTGGAGAAAACACTTAGATCTCCGAAGTGGGATCCACAAGTTATTGCAATGAGTGGAATCACAGATGTTTACCAGCCCATTGAGCGCAAGCTGGAAATCACCAGGGGGTGTCTGAAAGTGTTAGCAAAGTATCGAAACCCAGTTGGTATCATTACTAAAAATTTTTTAGTCACAAGAGATATTGATCACCTGAAAGAACTGGCAGAGTACAACTGTGTTCGAGTTACAATTTCCGTCACCTCTCTTAATAAAAAACTGACCGAAATTATGGAACCCAGAACATCCCGCCCTACCAGAAGGTTGAAAGCTATTGAGATATTGGCAGAAGCAGGTATTCCTGT
This genomic window from Balneola sp. contains:
- a CDS encoding NUDIX hydrolase, whose translation is MSSEVYSNKLRIRACGVLIDQDRILLVQLYSPVSVKNIWTTPGGGVDFGESLKAAVKREFFEETGLKVNVKKLLLINELIDGLYHALEFFFEVAKEEGQLKLGQDPEHPDEEQLLKDLRFFTRDELESNEDIKPEILRKVFNAKEGGQVIRVSFKERNG
- the rlmB gene encoding 23S rRNA (guanosine(2251)-2'-O)-methyltransferase RlmB, which translates into the protein MRNQDNFFIYGRKPVEEALLDKAQEIDKIFIKNSINASSYKNLNEAALINRVPIVKVPDQKIHSLVGRVNHQGFVAQVSLIKYLNFFEWIETLDLASNPAVILLDGIEDPHNLGAILRSAVAAGISAVLVPTQNQAPVNATVFKTSAGTATKISIIRVHDTKQGFKDLKLAGFSILGLDMSAKETIWESDFEKPIAFLIGNEGKGIDRELIAKCDQLAMLPMERSVESLNASVTAALISYEWKRKKLAID
- a CDS encoding amidohydrolase, whose translation is MKRLPILFLSIVLISCSSQSPKTIITNVNGYTLEGDSLVTFQTLVIADGKVVAKGERSLADQYQGTIIDGNGKTLLPGLVDAHGHVMGLGFQELQVNLSGITSLDQTLETIKDYADSNPELEWIQGRGWNQTLWPENRFPTAEDLDQVVSDRPVWLSRVDGHAGWGNTMAMRLAGISKDTPDPQGGKIIRDSQGNATGVFIDAAEGYINSIIPPTTDKERELALEKALDQMASVGITSVHEAGTNVTSWNLYKQFADDGRLKTRIYGMISGAGPIFDTLSVNGPINSYADDMLALRSVKLYSDGALGSRGAALIEPYSDDPGNKGLLFVSQDEMNQMVSKVIGKGFQAGIHAIGDMGNRQVLDAIEYALGEHGDQGLRNRIEHAQIVAIDDIPRFKELNVIASMQPTHATSDKNMAEDRVGPDRIKGGYAWQSFLQQGTIVAAGSDFPVEHSNPFYGLYSAVTRMDHEGTPDGGWYPGESLSREEALRAFTIDAAYAGHQENELGTLENGKWADFIIIDQDYFTVPESEIWKIEVLETWVAGKKVF
- a CDS encoding CTP synthase yields the protein MSTKYIFVTGGVTSSLGKGIICASLGRLLVARGLKVTVQKLDPYINVDPGTMNPYEHGEVYVTDDGAETDLDLGHYERFLDIKTSQTNNVTTGRIYYDVITKERQGAYLGKTVQVIPHITDEIQSHVLKLGQSGEYDVVIVEIGGTVGDIESLPYIEAVRQLRYNVGRANTLSIHLTLVPYLAAAGELKTKPTQHSVKTLSESGLQPDILVCRCEHSLDESIRGKVARFCNVEIEDVIESIDARSIYEVPLLMQNQKLDERVIEKLKLDTKEPNLDNWIGFVEAVCNPSGDIEIALVGKYVEHHDSYKSIVEAFIHAGAVNDCKVKIRWVQSDNLTSENVAAQLDGVAGVLVAPGFGGRGIEGKLSAVNYARVNEIPFFGICLGMQCAVIEYARNVCGWKDANSTEFNEDSEYPIIDIMPDQKDIENMGGTMRLGKYACKLEKGSNAHKAYGSDMVYERHRHRYEVNNNLRYKLTENGMLLTGMNPERDLVEIVEIKEHPWFVGVQFHPELRSTVNNPQALFVDFVKASLKHAKANNLFTPKKENKVPVGK
- a CDS encoding PA0069 family radical SAM protein is translated as MSKLQKPKRGRGASDNPINRFEGHYVDYELDEETGEKPSQKTQLFKDDTKNIISFNKSPDIPFDAGLNPYRGCEHGCIYCYARPYHEYLGFSVGLDFETKIIVKYDAPELLEKTLRSPKWDPQVIAMSGITDVYQPIERKLEITRGCLKVLAKYRNPVGIITKNFLVTRDIDHLKELAEYNCVRVTISVTSLNKKLTEIMEPRTSRPTRRLKAIEILAEAGIPVGVNVAPIIPGLTDHECADILKAASDAGAKHAGYTIVRLPYKVKDIFVDWLEQHFPDRKEKIKNRLYDMRGGKLYKAEWGKRMRGDGNYSTQIKKLFAIQTRKLGLNNERLPMTTEHFVKSHGDQLGLF